Proteins from a single region of Gordonia hongkongensis:
- a CDS encoding PE-PPE domain-containing protein, with product MNGFRRTLRASTVGCALCLGMVVPMALPATAAAAPALSAETLDTIDELNGEGVFRPAEPDDGLGPDWLSTTFPHVNGDTIVVVTPGTDDGSMYPRIRGLRAGRQTLVIDYPEALGPLISGRSGAILPFFAPSYDASRDVAVDNNLKVMRAFAQQTDGQPYIVYTGYSQGAEALGNAAEVAVGQPNGIDVDNSMILLISDPRSPWGLKAWADNNVVGSVFELFGAESNGARDPGATGDDLPVVSVIVVGDPVANFQWRTLRPVSSLLVNAAGFIAIHSGLGEENYGNLIDYTTAPTTMKSRDGNTTYVVYQPKHHPLTLVAMILNDAVGIEPSEDDLERWDAVNNAFYPLVTPTESNAAVPVESSSEYDPPAVARLVDSADPEDPPAESPAPAPTVGADVPASDTEVSSGGRHRAPETADADTSTPEATPSEGGRHRLTGSGRHAADTDAADTDSADADSTDTSTSEEDSSDVSNTETESDSSSDSSDGESSAAA from the coding sequence ATGAACGGTTTTCGACGGACGCTGCGCGCGTCCACGGTGGGTTGTGCGCTGTGCCTCGGCATGGTCGTCCCGATGGCCCTGCCCGCGACCGCTGCGGCCGCACCGGCCCTTTCGGCCGAGACGCTCGACACCATCGACGAGCTGAACGGCGAGGGTGTGTTCCGCCCAGCAGAACCCGACGACGGGCTCGGTCCTGACTGGTTGTCGACGACATTCCCGCACGTCAACGGTGACACAATCGTGGTGGTGACCCCAGGAACCGACGACGGCTCCATGTATCCGCGCATCAGGGGTCTTCGTGCGGGCCGTCAGACGCTGGTCATCGACTATCCAGAAGCACTCGGCCCGTTGATTTCTGGCCGCTCCGGCGCAATCCTGCCGTTCTTCGCACCGAGTTACGACGCCTCTCGGGACGTCGCCGTCGACAACAACCTCAAAGTAATGCGGGCGTTTGCACAGCAGACCGACGGGCAGCCCTACATCGTCTACACCGGCTACTCGCAGGGAGCTGAAGCTCTGGGCAATGCTGCGGAGGTCGCTGTCGGTCAGCCTAACGGGATCGACGTCGACAACTCGATGATCCTGCTCATCTCCGATCCGCGGAGCCCGTGGGGCCTGAAGGCGTGGGCCGACAACAACGTCGTCGGTTCGGTGTTCGAGCTGTTCGGCGCCGAGAGCAACGGCGCCCGCGATCCCGGTGCCACCGGCGACGACCTCCCCGTGGTGTCCGTCATCGTGGTCGGCGACCCGGTTGCCAACTTCCAGTGGCGAACACTCCGGCCGGTGAGTTCGCTGCTCGTGAACGCGGCCGGATTCATCGCGATCCATTCGGGCCTGGGCGAAGAGAACTACGGCAATCTCATCGACTACACCACAGCGCCGACGACGATGAAAAGCCGCGACGGCAATACGACGTACGTCGTCTATCAACCGAAACACCACCCGCTCACGTTGGTCGCGATGATCCTCAACGACGCGGTGGGTATCGAGCCGAGTGAAGACGATCTCGAGCGATGGGACGCGGTCAACAACGCCTTCTACCCGCTGGTCACGCCGACAGAGTCGAACGCCGCGGTGCCGGTGGAGTCGTCGTCTGAGTACGACCCACCAGCCGTCGCCCGTCTTGTGGACTCTGCCGACCCCGAAGATCCGCCGGCCGAATCGCCGGCGCCGGCGCCCACTGTTGGCGCCGACGTCCCTGCCTCAGACACCGAAGTCTCGTCGGGCGGTCGTCATCGCGCGCCTGAGACTGCCGACGCTGACACATCAACCCCCGAGGCGACCCCGTCAGAGGGCGGCCGGCATCGCCTCACGGGCAGCGGGCGGCACGCAGCCGACACCGATGCCGCTGACACCGATTCTGCCGACGCAGATTCCACCGACACGTCCACATCGGAGGAGGACTCGTCGGACGTGTCGAACACGGAGACCGAGAGCGATTCGTCTTCCGACTCGAGTGACGGCGAGTCCAGCGCAGCAGCCTGA
- a CDS encoding NUDIX hydrolase: protein MTHLDRTVAAARVEGFDRRTADVPGARAASVVLAVAEKDGRQGIWLCKRPTTMRRHAAQFALPGGRLDPGEDHVTAGLRELDEELGIQLPPSSVLGALDDYPTRSGFVITPIVCWAEEYQEPTPNPDEVALLFFVTFEELLVEPRFLTIPQSDLPVIQLPIVGSLVHAPTAAVIYQFAEVVLRNRQTRVDGFEQPVFAWK from the coding sequence GTGACTCATCTCGATCGGACTGTGGCTGCCGCGCGTGTCGAGGGCTTCGACCGGCGGACCGCGGACGTCCCGGGCGCACGGGCCGCCTCGGTCGTCCTCGCGGTAGCGGAGAAGGACGGCCGTCAGGGGATCTGGCTGTGCAAGCGTCCCACGACGATGCGACGCCACGCCGCCCAATTCGCACTCCCCGGTGGCCGGCTCGACCCCGGTGAGGACCATGTCACGGCCGGCCTACGCGAACTCGACGAAGAACTCGGCATCCAGCTGCCGCCGAGCTCGGTGCTCGGGGCGCTCGACGACTATCCGACGCGCTCGGGTTTCGTGATCACCCCGATCGTCTGCTGGGCCGAGGAATACCAGGAGCCGACGCCCAATCCCGACGAGGTGGCGCTGCTGTTCTTCGTCACCTTCGAGGAACTGCTCGTCGAACCGCGGTTCCTCACGATCCCGCAGTCGGATCTCCCGGTCATCCAGTTGCCCATCGTCGGGTCCCTCGTCCACGCGCCGACCGCCGCGGTGATCTACCAGTTCGCCGAGGTGGTCCTGCGGAACCGGCAGACACGGGTCGACGGCTTCGAGCAGCCGGTCTTCGCCTGGAAATAG
- a CDS encoding BTAD domain-containing putative transcriptional regulator, which yields MASEPHLAIRVLGPLSVTAADGSPIPMTARKHAELLAILAAERTACSPERVTELLWRGRPPASAASTLHGYVSRLRRSLAPTGVVRIDTVPAGYLLHCDGAVTDLDLLDQFGQEGLQLVRSDPRAGAEVLCRALELWRGEPLPEIADIADIAPELVRLAEIRAEFTETAADALRTVGEYRRSVALLTPLCQRDPYREGAARTLARALHDDGRTVDALGVLRRLRQALRDDLGLDPHPDTVALEDDLLDPSPAVSPLSATSATPQPVRELIGRVAEHAVLEQVWQTGADRPAGVVLIGPSGIGKTALVEHLIARHSAAARRFIGRPGPPGPTFGGLEELFGESPVSVPTTRIVADLTARIWSDVAEHGLSVLLVDDAQWLDADSALVLGRVLAGIGQAPMTVLVTCRDPDAEPVEILRSTLNRHGPVAEVRLTELGSDDMRALIVRRLEQLGDTDRVDADALVAQSFGNPAVAQQLCAIAWTGAPPDRDHPARSMYSTRFDDLSPAARALVTAVTIAGGDLPDDVFTEVARTLGQGVADEAVRSGLISPLRSELASITTSPLRSELASITTSPLRSELASITTSP from the coding sequence TTGGCTTCTGAACCACATCTGGCGATCCGGGTCCTGGGTCCACTGTCGGTCACGGCTGCCGACGGGTCGCCGATCCCGATGACAGCCCGCAAGCACGCCGAGCTGCTTGCCATCCTCGCCGCGGAACGGACCGCGTGCTCGCCTGAGCGGGTGACCGAGCTCCTGTGGCGTGGTCGTCCACCGGCGTCGGCGGCGAGCACGCTGCACGGGTATGTGTCCCGGCTTCGACGCTCGCTCGCCCCGACCGGCGTCGTCCGCATCGACACCGTCCCCGCGGGATACCTACTGCACTGCGACGGCGCAGTCACCGACCTCGATCTGCTGGACCAGTTCGGCCAGGAGGGATTGCAGCTCGTCCGGTCCGACCCCCGGGCCGGCGCAGAGGTGTTGTGCCGAGCGCTCGAACTATGGCGGGGCGAACCGCTTCCGGAGATCGCCGACATCGCCGACATCGCACCCGAACTCGTCCGGCTCGCGGAGATACGTGCCGAGTTCACCGAGACCGCAGCCGACGCGCTGCGCACGGTCGGCGAGTACCGTCGCTCGGTCGCGTTGCTGACGCCGCTGTGTCAACGGGACCCCTACCGCGAGGGCGCCGCGCGGACCCTCGCTCGTGCGCTGCACGACGACGGACGCACGGTCGACGCCCTCGGCGTACTGCGCCGACTCCGGCAGGCCCTCCGTGACGACCTGGGTCTCGATCCGCATCCCGACACGGTCGCGCTGGAAGACGACCTGCTCGACCCGTCTCCCGCGGTCTCGCCGCTCTCCGCCACCTCCGCCACGCCGCAGCCGGTACGCGAACTCATCGGCCGAGTCGCCGAACACGCAGTGCTCGAACAGGTCTGGCAAACCGGCGCGGACCGTCCCGCGGGTGTGGTCCTCATCGGCCCGTCGGGCATCGGGAAGACCGCGCTGGTCGAGCACCTCATCGCACGGCACAGTGCCGCGGCCCGCCGTTTCATCGGCCGACCCGGCCCGCCCGGACCGACGTTTGGCGGCCTCGAGGAACTCTTCGGCGAGTCCCCGGTCTCCGTACCGACGACGCGAATCGTCGCCGACCTCACCGCCCGCATCTGGTCCGACGTCGCCGAGCACGGGCTATCGGTGTTACTTGTCGACGACGCCCAGTGGCTCGACGCCGACTCGGCTCTTGTGCTGGGACGCGTGCTTGCAGGTATCGGACAGGCACCGATGACGGTCCTGGTCACCTGCCGCGACCCCGACGCCGAGCCCGTCGAGATCCTCCGGTCGACACTGAACCGGCACGGGCCGGTCGCCGAGGTGCGTCTGACCGAACTCGGCTCCGACGACATGCGCGCGTTGATCGTTCGGCGTCTCGAGCAGCTCGGTGACACGGACCGGGTCGACGCTGACGCGCTGGTCGCGCAGTCATTCGGCAATCCTGCTGTGGCGCAACAACTGTGCGCCATCGCCTGGACCGGGGCGCCGCCGGACCGGGACCATCCCGCCCGATCGATGTACTCGACGCGGTTCGACGATCTCTCCCCTGCCGCTCGTGCGCTCGTCACGGCCGTGACGATCGCAGGCGGCGATCTCCCCGACGATGTGTTCACCGAGGTGGCCCGCACCCTCGGTCAGGGCGTGGCCGACGAGGCAGTCCGCAGCGGGCTCATCAGCCCCCTGAGGAGCGAGCTAGCGAGCATCACCACCAGCCCCCTGAGGAGCGAGCTAGCGAGCATCACCACCAGCCCCCTGAGGAGCGAGCTTGCGAGCATCACCACCAGCCCCTGA